The Hyperolius riggenbachi isolate aHypRig1 chromosome 3, aHypRig1.pri, whole genome shotgun sequence genome window below encodes:
- the LOC137562222 gene encoding uncharacterized protein: MNDKELSSTDKNRITDEEQSSTDKNRRITDEELSSTDKNRRITDEELSSTDKNTRITDEERSITDKNRRITDEELSSTDENRRITDEELSSTDENRRITDEELSSTDKKRRITDEEQSSTDKNRRITDEELSSTDKNRRITDEELSSTDKNTRITDEERSITDKNRRITDEELSSTDENRRITDEELSSTDENRRITDEELSSTDKNRRITDEERSITDKNRRITDEELSSTDKNRRITDEELSSTDKTKQSRISGKVRALGGCNPRAGQLNKEAGH; encoded by the exons ATAAAGAACTGAGTAGCACTGATAAAAATAGAATTACTGATGAAGAACAGAGCAGCACAGATAAAAATAGAAGAATTACAGATGAAGAACTGAGTAGCACAGATAAGAATAGAAGAATTACAGATGAAGAACTGAGTAGCACAGATAAAAATACAAGAATTACAGATGAAGAACGGAGTATCACAGATAAAAATAGAAGAATTACAGATGAAGAACTGAGTAGCACAGATGAAAATAGAAGAATTACAGATGAAGAACTGAGTAGCACAGATGAAAATAGAAGAATTACAGATGAAGAACTGAGTAGCACAGATAAGAAAAGAAGAATTACAGATGAAGAACAGAGCAGCACAGATAAAAATAGAAGAATTACAGATGAAGAACTGAGTAGCACAGATAAGAATAGAAGAATTACAGATGAAGAACTGAGTAGCACAGATAAAAATACAAGAATTACAGATGAAGAACGGAGTATCACAGATAAAAATAGAAGAATTACAGATGAAGAACTGAGTAGCACAGATGAAAATAGAAGAATTACAGATGAAGAACTGAGTAGCACAGATGAAAATAGAAGAATTACAGATGAAGAACTGAGTAGCACAGATAAAAATAGAAGAATTACAGATGAAGAACGGAGTATCACAGATAAAAATAGAAGAATTACAGATGAAGAACTGAGTAGCACAGATAAAAATAGAAGAATTACAGATGAAGAACTGAGTAGCACAGATAAAA CAAAGCAGAgcaggatttctggaaaggtccgggccttgggcggctgcaaccCAAGGGCGGGGCAGCTGAACAAGGAAGCTGGACATTGA